In Helicobacter mastomyrinus, the sequence AATGCGATAAGGGGCTTATTATCAAGTGGGGTATTGATGATTAAATCACAGCTCAAATTCCCAAATCCCGCATTATACGCACTTTCCATACGATGAGTAATGTCTTTTGCGCTATGTTCGCGTTCTAGATATTGTAACTTTGCGTTATCAAAGCTCTGCACCCCTACACTTAGCCTATTTGCCCCCAAAGTGCATAAATCCCTGCACCATTGCGCACTTAAGAGATTTACATTTGCCTCTAGGGTAATCTCACAATGCGGGGCAAGATTAGCATATTTATGCACAAGCGTGAAAATAGTCTCATAATGCCTCGCGCTTAAAATATTAGGAGTGCCTCCACCGATAAAAATAGAGCTAAGGCAATAATGCTTATCCTGCAAAGTATGGGCTAAATCTACACACAAAGTTTCAATATAGTTATTAAAATATGCCTCCTCCCCCACAAAAGAAGTAAAGGCGCAATATCCGCATTTGCTCGTGCAAAAAGGTATGTGAATGTAAAGCAGCATAAATAATAATCCCTTGGTGGCTTCTTAAAAGATTATTGTATATTATAGCTTATAATGCACAGCAAAATGATACAACCCAAAGGCAGAGTATGAATCCTAGTGAAAACATAATCAAAAAATACCGCCCCAATGTCGCTGCTGTGATTCTCTCAAGTGCATATCCTAAAGAATGCTTATTTTTCATCGCGCATCGCCTTGATGTTAAGGGAGCGTGGCAGTTTCCACAAGGGGGAATTGATGAGGGTGAAAGCCCCAAAGAAGCACTTTTGCGCGAGTTAAAAGAAGAAATAGGCACAAACGCAGTAGAAATCATTAGCGAATGCCCCCATTGGATACAATATGACTTCCCCAAAAGTATGGCAAAAAAAATGTATGTAGGCTTTGCAGGGCAGATTCAAAAATATTTTCTCGTGCGATTAAAGAATAATGCAGAGATTAATCTTTGCACCCCTATCCCTGAGTTTGACAAATATGATTTTGTCAGCACACAGGAGTTGTTTGAGCGTGTTATACATTTCAAAAAAGAAGTCTATAAACAAGTTTTAGGACATTTCAAAAAAGAGGGTTATTTATAGAATCTAGATTCAACAAATTATCTCTTTTGGCAAAACAACAGGCAAGATTCTTATCTATCTTTTACAAGCAAAACATATCCTCGCTTATATAGACTTAAATCAAGTGCATACTAAGCATTTACTCCATTAGCCACTCGCTCTAGTTTGAGGTAAATTATATTCATTGTCATAATAAATAGAAGCTGATTTTTACTATCCACTAGCAAAATATATTTACGAGTATTGTAGATTCACTTGTGTTTGGCAAAGATAAGATTATGTTTAAGATTTAGGCATAAGGTGTTATGCTTGGCTACAAACTCAATTTCAAGGAATGTTTATCTTGGCTTAAGTGGATAACCCCCGCTTCTTTTGAGGCTTTTTGTTAGCATTATCTCTAATGATTGGCACAAGCATTTCTCGTTCTATTAATCGCTAAAACCTATTTGGCGGACACTATCTAGTATCTTGTAATTATTGATAGGTGCATTACACCCATTGCTCTTATTTTCGTTGTTAAATCTCAAAGAAATTTTTTACATTTACCAAAGTAGATAATATGGGCACAATCACTACTTTAAGTAATGAAAATACCGCCACATTAGAGACTATTACGAATGATAACAATGGAGCCATAGGATGGGAATTTTGCAAGAGAGAGTGTTTTTTGCTGCGTTATCTTTAAGATAGTGTGTGGTTTTATGGGGGGGGGGGGGGGGTAAGGTTTTTTGCAAGTGTGGATTAGCACTTTGTGCGAATGCGGCGATTACATCGCAACAGCAAGGGTATAATAAATTAGAGAATCTAAAACTTCAATAAAGCAATGTTTAAATTAAAGAATCAAATCAAAATAATAAAGGAGTGTAATAAAAGCATACAATGTCCTTCAACAAGCTATATTGCGATAAATAAAAACAAAATTTCCTTTTATTTTGGTCAGGGTGAGAATGTAGTATAATAGCGCTCGAGATTGTATATGGAAAGTAGGTGGTATATTCACAAACGCTTCTTAAAATTATTGCTAGGATAGTTCATATATTGGCTTCATTTAAAGAGCAAGTGTAGCCTTGCTCTAGTTTTGTTTAAGCTTGGATTGTATGAATATTTACTTTGGACAAGCTCAAATAAAGGCTATGTTTAAGAGAAAGGATAAACAATGAAGCGATGGGGTAGAGTATGCATAATGTGGCTATGCAGTGTATTTGCCTTAGCACAAGAAGAGCAAAAGCAGCAGGAGCAGCAAAAACAAAATATGTATGTTAATGTAGATTCTGTATTCTCTCCCCCACTATCAATACCTAGCACAGATCAATCGTATCTAGCACTCTATCCGCATAAAGCCATATATATCTTGCCTTATTATTATAGTTTCAGTGAGCCAGCCCCGGGGAATCTTAATAGAGAAACTAAATTTCAGTTTAGTTTTAAACTTGCTGTTACAAAAAAACTTTTTTCACCTTATGGGAAGCTGTATTTTGCATACACACAAACGGCTTGGTTCCAAAATTACAATAAACCTGATTCTCGTCCATTTAGGGATTTAGACTATCAGCCTGAAATATTTTATAGCTATGAAAAGCCTATTAAGTTTTTAGGTGGGGTATTGAAGGGTATTTCTCTTGGTATTAATCATACAAGCAATGGTGAGAGACTCTTACGCTCACGCACTCAAAATCGCCTTCTTTTAAATATACGTTGGGAGTATGATACCTTGAGTTATGGGACATTTGGCTTGAATCTTGGCACTTGGATATACACAGGGACACATTTAGATGGTTTTATGCACGATAATCCTGATTTGCCACTCTATCGGGGTTATAGTGATTTACGTTTATATTATAAAAGCAAGAGGCATTTGCTTGAAGCCTATGTGCGCCCACCTATTGCAAGGGTATATTATCCTTATTTTGAGTTAGGCTATACATTACGTGTGAGTGATAATGTAGGTATTTATTGCCAATATGTGAATGGATATGGGGATAATATGTTTGAATATAATCAATATGCTCAACGCATAGGCATAGGTTTTCGCTTGTGGAATTAATATTCTCCAGTCTATCTATGCCTTTGCTATTGTAGCTCAAGCTGCCGTATTTGCCCTTGTGCTAATTCACATTTGTAGAGTGAGTTTTAAAGTGGATTCTCTAGGATAAACATTATTATGCGATTTGGATAGTAGCCCACACAGATTGTGTAATCTTGTTATTTTAATTTGAATGCGCGATATTGCCTTAAGGTATCAAAATACGCTCTTTCTCTCATTATTTATTAAAACTTAAGAACAGAATTTATAATATATCGTCGCATAAAATTTTATACAACGGGAGGCATATATGGAAACAAAAATTTGGCACAAATGTTTAGGGGGGGGGGCATTGGCTTCATTGCTCCTTGGGGTAGGATTCACCGAAGAGGTATATGACCTTGGGCGGATAGAGGTTATGGCAAAGGGCGAACATAAGCCTGTGGATACTAATAGCACCTTGACAAATATTACTGCACAAGATATTGCCAATACAAGCTCACAAAATGTCGCCGAAGCACTGCGCTATATGCCCGGTGTGTTTTTCCAGCCAGCTACAGGGCAGAGAGGTGAGCCAAGCATAGGCATTAGAGGATACAGCACGACACACATCGGGCTATTCATCGATGGAATCCCCGTGCATAGCATATATGATAGACAGACGGATTGGGCGCAGTTTAGCACCTTTGGGATAGCTGAAATCAATGTGTCTAAGGGCTATACAAGCCCTATTTATGGTATGAATACGCTAGGTGGGGCAGTTAATATCGTTACTTCTAAGCCAAAAGACGCCCTAGAGCTTAATGCGGGTTATACCTCTGTAAGCAATAATGAAGATCGTGCATTTGCACAAGTAGGCACAAATATGGGGAAATACTATTTCCAGCTTGGCTATGCCTATGATGGACGAGATTCGTATAATCTCTCTTCAAAATTCACGCCCACAGCCTATCAGCCTAAGGCCGAAAAGCTTAATTCCTATTACACAAACCACACATTGCGAGTTAAGGCAGGATTTGAACCAAATGAAAATCACGAATATTCTTTGAATCTTATTTATCAAAAAGGCGATAAGGGCGGTATGTTTAATGCCAACACAGGAGGGAACTTTTGGAAATGGCCTCATTATGATAAGATTACTGCCTATATTCTGGGCAATTCAAGGTTTAATGATATGCTAAGCCTTAATAGCAGAATTTATTATGATAGATTCTATAATGAGCTTGAAATGCTTGGTTCTTTACAAGCAAATTATGAAAATATTGGCAATTCAAATGCTATGGGTATTTCTATTTATGATGATTATGCGTTGGGCATCATCGAGACCCTTAATATAGATTTTGATGAAAATAAGAATCTCAAAATAGGTGTGAATCTAAAAAATGATAACATCAATCACACTGATAAACCACTTCCGGGTGCAACAGGTACAAATGATAATAACAAGATTAGCGACCTCTCTACCTCTATTTTTGCAGAATATGCACAAAGCATCAATGATATATTGCGCTTTGCACTCAATGGAAGCTATGATAGGAACGACTTCCTTAAAGGGAGTAGCACAAATAATAAGGATTTAACAAGCATTAAGCATTTGCAGGGCTGGACATTGCAAGGGATTGTCTATCTCTCGCCTACGGATTGGAGCACAATTTATGTCAATGTAGGTAAAAAATCTAAGCTTCCTACATTAAAAGATAGATACTCGACTACTTGGGGTAATCGCACTCCTAGCCCTGACATTTCTCCTGAATCTGCAATAAATTATGAATTGGGAGCGAAGTTTGACTATGAAAGCACCCATTTTAGCATTGCGGCATTTTATAATGATATAAACGATATTCTTATTTCTGTAAGTGACCCTACCAATAGTTGCTTGAATGGAAGCCAATGTTCAAAGCTTATTAACGCTAAAGAGGGCTATGCCTATGGGGCAGAGGTAAGCCTCAAGCAAGGATTCCTAGATGAAAAGATTGTCTTTAGTGCAAACTATACCTATACAGAGAGAAAAGCGACAAATGCTAGCGGCTCTAGCTATGGTGTCGATGGAAGTAGAATCTTAGACTATCCTAACCATATCGGTAATGCCTCATTGCTTATTGCTCCTCTCAAGCAACTTGATTTGATAGGTTTAGCGACTTTCCAAAGTAAGCAGTGGTATCTTTTGGGTAGCACTAGAAACCCAACAGGTTATGCGCAAAATAACGATATTTTCTTGCTTGATGTGAAGCTTAATTATCGCCCTATTGAAGCCTTGCAATTTTCAGTAGGAGCGTATAATTTGCTGGATAGAAATTACTACTATGGCAGTGGTTACTATCAACCCGGACGTAGAATCTTAGCAGGTGTGGAATATAAATTTTAAGAATATTTTAAGCTAATGGCGCGGGAGGGAATCTTAGGGAATATAAAAACGATGAGTTTTTAAAGATTTAATTTTCTTATTTTTTTTCTTTTTATAAAGGGGAGGGGCTTAAATGTGCAAGTGTGGATTAGTGTTTCACACAAATGCGAAGTCGGCTCGGCAATATATGCCTCGCTCCCCCTTATATATCGTTCAGGGATATACCCTTCACCCCCTACGACGCTTTAAGAGGTTTGCACTTCGTGCGAATGCCACGGCTTTAACTTGTAAAGCCTCGTAATGACGAGAGAATATGTAAGTGGTGGCTATTGCGATGTAATCGCAATAGCCAAGGAAATCAATAAGAGGAGTGTGTATGAGAGCATTATATATTGTTTTAATAGCATTAATTCTTATCGCCTGTGGAGACAAAAGCGATGAGGGAGCAAAAGCAGCAGGGCAGCCACAGGCGGTAGATTCTATAGAATCTACACAATCAGCCCAAGAGCAAGTCATTAGGGCATTTGGTATGAATCCCCCTTTGAGTGTGCTGTTAGAAATCCTCAATCCTCAAGGTATGGTTGGGCTAAACTACAAGCCATACGAGGAGGATATAGCCTTTATGCCGCCAAATATCTCTACTTTGCCCGTTTTGGGACATATGGGGAATAGAAGCGTATCGTTTGAAAGCCTTGTGGCTTTAAAGCCTGATGTGGTGTTTTTCAGCGAGGGGAGCAGTGAAGATATGCTAGAGCCTTACCAAAAGGTAGGTATCAAGACATTTATCGTCCCGGGCTATCATTTTGAGGACATACCCTTAGCTATTAAGGCTTATAAGGAGGCATTTGCCGCTGATAAGAGGGTGAGCGAAAAGGCGGATATACTCCTTGCATTTGTAGAGGAGCAAGGAAAGAGGCTTGAATCTTTGCAAAATGCCATTACAGAGCGTCCAAAGGTGTATTTCGCACAGGGCTTTGATGGGCTAAAAAGCCAATGCGCGAGTGTGGGGCAGAAGGATTTAGCCTATTATATTGGCGGTGAGAATGCCCTTGATTGCTCTATGCTAGATAATCCCTCTATGCAATCAAGTATTAACTTTGAGATTCTAGCGAGTATAAATCCGGAGGTGATATTCGTGCGGGAATTGCCCTTTTATAGGGAGCTAATGAGTAATGCCCCATTGCAGTGGAAGAATCTTAGCGCGTTTAAAAATCATAGAATCTACTACGCTCCCTCCACACCATCAAATTGGCTTATGCGCCCTCCTAGTGTAATGCAATCTCTAGGCTTTTTATGGGCCTTTGAGAAAGTGCAGCCTACGCTTATAAGTCAAAAAGAAGTCAAAGAAAGGGCGCAATATTTCTTTCATACATTTTTGCGGGATTTGAGTGATGAGGAGTATGAGCGGATTCAAGGCTTGAGAGAGTAGGGCAAAAAGATAAAAGGAAAGATATGCAAACACAAGCGGAGAATTGGGACAAAAAGGCACAGAGCTTCCCGCGATTTATCAAAGATACACAGGATACTTTAGAGATTTTAGATTTTTTTCTATCACAGGGAGTGGAGTTTGCAAACAAGGTGATTTTTGATATAGGCTGTGGGAATGGACGATTCGCCTTGCAACTTGCTTTTATGGCAAAAAAGATTTATGCGAGTGATATTTCCTCACAAATGCTAGGTCATTTAGAGACAGACGCGAAATCTCATCAGCTGTATAATATTCAAACACTCCATAGCGCTTGGTTAGAATATGATATAAGCACATTAAGCGATGAAATTGACTTAGGCTTTGCCTCTATGACTCCCGCACTTAATAATAAAGCAGCTTTTTTAAAGGCTTTGAATCTTGGCAAAGAGGGCTTGTGCTATGTGGGCTGGGGGAGAGAGCGTAAATGTGCGTTTTTAGATAAGATTCTGCATTTGCATCATTTAGGGCTTTTGCTTCCTGTGGGGCTGCCTAATGTGCTGCAATGGCTCAAAGAGGAGGGCTATAAAGAGCCGCAGTTTCTATACAAAAAGGCAGATTTTGTCTATAAATCTCCTAGTCTTAAGGCGATAGAGGATATTAAATGGCATATTCGTATCCACGATGGTACACCTGATGAGAGGCTCATTACCCAATATGTGTGTGAAAATGAAGTAAATGGTGAGATTAGCTATACACATAGCCGCGAGATAGGCATTACCTTTATTCCTAAGTGATAATATGATGTCAAATAAGCGCAAAATAGGGTTGATTATCTTACTTGGTATTTTACTTTGTGCGTGCGGATTCTATGTGGTTACTTTGGGGAATTTTCATATTGATTTTGCCTCTATTCTTGCCTTTGTGGGCGCAGATATGAGCGAGGAAAACACCTTGTCGCATTTTGTGATATTTGAGATAAGAATCCCGCGTGTATTAGCCGCTATCGTTGTGGGTGGTTCTCTGGCGTTAAGCGGGGGCTTGTATCAAGGGATAGTAGGGAATCCTCTCGTTTCACCTACGATTTTAGGGGTGCTTAATGGCGCGAGTTTTGGCGCGGGGCTTGGGATACTCTTGGGCTTGAATATCTTTGGCATAGAGGCGTTGTGCTTTGTCTTTGGTATTGTGGCTATGCTCCTAGCCCTTGCTTTAAGCTGGGTGTTTGATAATGGTAGGAGCATATTAATGTTGATACTTGGAGGTATGATTGTCTCGGCGTTTTTTGGTGCGGGAATGTATATCTTAAAAATCCTCGCCGACCCTTATAACACTCTGCCTAGCATTGTGTTTTGGTTGATGGGGAGCTTGAGTAATGCAAAGGCGGATTTCCCTCTGTATATTGCCTGTGCTGTCTTTGCGCTAAGTATGGCTTTTAGCGTGATTCTCTCCCGCTCTATTGATATACTCAATCTCGATGAGCAGAGCGCGCAGAGTTTGGGCGTGAATGTAAGGTTTATGCGTATAATGTGTATTTGCATAGCGACTTTGCTTGCAAGCTGCAGCGTGGCATTGGCTGGAGTAATAGGCTGGGTGGGCTTAGTCATTCCGCATATTGCGCGTTTTATTATGGGGGCGAATCACCGCTTTATGCTGCCTTTTTGTGCGTTATTTGGGGCGTTGTTTTTACTTATTTGTGATACATTTGCTAGAAGTGCCTTAGCCACAGAGATTCCATTGGGCATCATCACGGCGATGGTGGGAATCCCTATTTTTGTAATAACGATTTATATCAACAAACGAGCGTTCAATGAATGAGGCATTAAAGCTCTCACATATAAACGTGAGTATTGGCAAAAAGCAGATTTTATGCGATGTGAGTTTGGCAGTGAATAAGGGGGAGATTTGTGCAATTTTAGGTGCAAATGGCAGTGGCAAAAGCACTTTGCTTAAGGCGATTTTGGGGCATTTGGCTTATAGTGGGGGTATGGCTTTAAATGGCGAATGCGCGCATAAACTTAGTATTAAAGAGAGGGCAAGGATTGTAAGCTATGTGCCACAAAGCCATCATATTAACTTCCCTTATAATGTGCTTGAAGTCGTGCTTATGGGGCACTTTAGCCATAGTGCTTTGATGTATCATAGCGGCGATAAGCAAAAGGCAATAGAATCTTTAGAAATGCTTGGTATAGCGCATTTATCTGTGCAGACATACTCTAGGCTCTCCGGTGGGCAAAAGCAGCTCGTGCTAATAGCGCGCTCCTTAGCCCAAGATACGCCCATTATCGTGCTTGATGAGCCTGTGAGTGCGCTAGATATTTCGCATTCTTTTAGACTTTTGGAGATTCTATCTCAACTCACAGATAAAAGTATTATCATTACTTCTCACCACCCTGAGCAGTGCTTCATCGCGCATAAAATAGCAATGATAAAAGATGGGAGATTACTGCATTATGGCACACCTAAAGAGACACTTTGTGAATCTCATATCAAGCAGCTTTATGGTATAGACACACAAAGCGTGGTTTTGCCTAATGGTGGAGTGTATTTTTGTGCAAAGAAGTGATGAGTAAAAAAGCGCTGGAGAGAAAAGAGCAATTTTCCACTATATTTGCTTTTTGTCTTGCAGGTGCGGTGTATGTGGTAGGATTGATAGGTTATTTTTGGAATACTCATAGGGTGATACCAGCAAGTGAGGCATCTATTACCCATCTTTCTTTATCGCATTTTACGACCACAGGGCAAGATTCCCCCAAAGCAGCCCAAGCCCTACCCCCTAAGCAAAAGCCTCAAAAGCAGCATAAGCGGATTGATAACAAAAGCATAGCAAAGCCAGAGCAGATAAGGACGCAGGAGGGGGACATTATAGAGGAAAGTATTTTAACACGGCAGGAGCAAAACGCTCAATCGCAGCAAAGTATTGCTTCACAGGCAAGTAGTGCGGGTGAAATGGACGCATATATGAAGCACGTATATGAAGTTATAGCTAAGCATTATGCTCTTACGCAGAGACTAAAAGGGTATAAAAAAGGTGAAGTGAAGCTTGCTTTTAAGATTGATATGTCGGGGGTTGTCTTTGATATACAAGTGATTTCAAGCAGCGGGTATGCGGAGATTGACAATGCAGCGGTGAAGACATTGCAAGGGATCAGTAAAGATTTAAAAAAGCCAAACAAAATTTATACGATGAGCATAACATTGCATTATGGAAACAAAAATAAATAAGGGTGAGTTGATTAACCATTTTTTCAATTTTTTTTATGGTTAAATAAAGTATTATTTTTTAAATAAAAGGCGGCATTTATCTTAAATATCCAAGCGTTTGCTATAATAATATATCTCAGGTATGGGAGCTGCAAGGAGCCCATCAAGGAGGGAAAATGGTGGTGGTAACGGAGATGGATAACAAGCTTCGTATGATTGAAATAGGTAAAAAGATTCTTACACAAGAAGAATTTGAGCTTTTTAAAAAAATTGAAGATGAGAGAACAGGTCATAGAGACACTCGCCCTATACCTAGAAATAATGATTTGCGCTATCGAGAAGAATATCGAGAATGGCGATCGAAAGCTCCTAAGCACAGCGATAAATCAATGGAAGATTTTTATAATATCAAAATGAAAATATTAGATGCCCTCTCCGATGAAGTACTTGAAAAATATGAATATACACACACTATTAAACTTGTCTCTTCAAGGGAGGTTGTGGGTATTCCGCTGGTGATTAACTATCGTAAAATTAATGATGATTTAAAAATGCTTGAGGTCATTAGTGATAGACATAAACTCGTGATTAATGCTAAGGTTGGCACATCTTTTTATACATCTTTTGCGCGTTTTGAGATTGCATTTGAGGCGGAAAAAAGCAAGATAATGGATATTTTTATGGCATTAGAGCATAAGGCAAAGCACGGATTCTTTATGGATAAGATGGCGGAAATACTTGTAGAAACAAGCCAAGCCAAACTTTGTATCCCAAAATAAGCTTTTGATATTAAGATAGTCTTGAGTAGAAAAAATGATAAATTATGATCTGGCTTTACTCGCTTGCAGGTAAAGTATAACATTAACTCGCATAAAGTTAGATTGCACGAAGTGCATACCCACAAAAACCTTTAAAAGCGTTGTAAGTGTGAGAGGAAATTCAACAAACGGATATATAAGAGGAAGAGGGGCGTATATTCAAATTAGTTTTGTATTTATGCTTTAGTGCTAACTTAACCTTGCACATTTAAGCTTTTTGCTCAAGGCATACATAGATTAAAGAAACTTTAAAATTGCAACCAAGCAATGTTTATTAAAAAAGCATTAAATAAAGATGATGGTTTTGTTTTATCTGTCATAATATAGCTTTTAAAAGGACGTATATGCCTTTTGTTACGCGCTGTTATAAGATCGAAGAACCCATAGCTGCATTTTTATTCCTTATGCGGCATAGGAGATATAGCATTAAAGAAGCTCAAAGAGCCATAGACAAGGCGTATCTCACGCAAAATGGGCATATCATTAGAAAAAATGAAATCATTTGCGGCGATGTAGAGCTTAATGAATTTATCCCTCAAGATATGCCCTTAGAGCCGCTTTTTTATAATGCGGATTTTTGCGTGTATGACAAACCGCACAATCTCCTCACCCACCCCAAGGGGAGATTCTATCACTATTCGCTCAATGATGCCCTCAAATCGCGCTTTGGCACTCACGCTAAAGCCCTTCATCGCCTTGATAAAGAGACAAGCGGCTTATTGCTCTGCACGATTAACCCACAAAGTGAGAGGGCGCTAAAGGTCCTTATGCAAAAAGGTGCGGTTATAAAAAGCTACTATGCCATTGTAAAGGGCAAAGTAGAAAAAGAAATCCTTATAGATGAGCCACTTAGCACACAAAGGCATAAAGGCGGGGATTTATGTATCAAAAGCATTGTGTGCGAAAATGGCAAAAAAAGTCGCACACTCTTGCGTCCCATAGCTTACCACAATCCCACAAATTCTAGCCTCGTGTCTGCCTTAGCCCTCACCGGTAGGACACATCAAATCCGCGTGCATTGCGCCTTTATAGGACATAGAATCTTGGGAGACCCACTCTATGGTGCCAATGAAGCACATAGCAGGGAATATTTGCAAAACAATGAACTCCCGCAATATACACAATACTTTGGTGCGCCCTATCTTTGCTTGAATGCTCATAATCTCCAATTTCACTTCAAAGGGCAGGATTATACTTTTACAAGCCATTTTTGCTTTGATTTTATGCCACATTTTGCAGCATATTTTAAGCCTTAGCCTTGAATATCTTTTTTTTTTTTTTTTGATTAATGTGCTACGTTTCGTTATAAATTTCATTGCAAGGCGGGGTATGACTACTATCATAAGGGCATTTTATTTCTACTTTGGGCGCATTATTTGTATTTTTTATTAATGCTTGTTTGAATAATGGTGTTTTGGACTCTTATGATGAGCAGATTTCTACCACACTGCAGGAGTTTTTGCATTCTCTTTAATACTCCCATCGTGGAAAGTGTAAGATAGCAGCATAGATAGCGTGAGATTTAGTATAGATAGTGATTATATTCTAAAAGCTATATATTCCTTTGCTATTGTGATATGATCAGCACAAAGTCTTGTTTTACAGGGCAAAGCTCTACAAAACGTCTAAAGCTATTAACTTGTGACTAAGACATTGTTTTATTCATCATACGCATAACGTGCTTATTCACACTTGCAAACTCATTTTCTAAGACATAGATTCTTTAATCTATCATTTCGCGCGATTTCTAAATACACCCTGCTTTGCAGATGTAGAATATGAATCCACACTTGCAAATTTAAGCCACTCGTTGATATACTTCTAACCTTTGTATTAAAGATATAAAACATAGATTCTCTATTTGCTAGGCTTATTTTTACAGGATTTGGCAAATGTAAAATGAGTTTAAGGGTATAGAATCTAAAAATATAAGGAGTATGTAATGACATTTCAAGGAAATAATGTGCTTATTACCGGTGCGAGTAAGGGCATCGGGGCGCAGATTGCTAAAACATTGGCAAGTTATGGGCTAAAGGTGTGGATAAACTACCGCTCAAAGCCAGAATTGGCAGATGAGCTTAAAAAAGAGATAGAATCTAATGGTGGCAAGGCGGCGGTGATTAGGTTTGATGCGAGTATTGAGGAGGAATTTATCACTGCATTGAAGGCGATTGTAGAGAGTGATGGGGCTTTGGGCTATTTGGTTAATAATGCAGGGATTACTAATGATAAACTTGCTTTGCGTATGAGCGTAGAGGATTTTGAAGAAGTGATTAATGCTAATCTCAAATCCTGCTTTATTGGTTGTAGGGAAGCCCTCAAGATTATGAGTAAGCAGCGATTTGGGAGTGTGGTTAATATCGCCTCTATTATCGGCGAACGTGGTAATATGGGGCAGACAAACTATGCTGCGAGCAAGGGTGGTATGATTGCGATGAGCAAATCTTTTGCTTATGAGGGCGCACCGCGCAATATCCGCTTTAATTGCGTTACGCCTGGATTCATAAAAAGCGATATGACAGATGAGCTAAAGCCTGAAGTCGTAGAAAGCTATATGAAAAACATTCCGCTTGGACGTTTTGGTGAGGCAAATGATGTGGCTGAAGCAGTGGCGTTTTTACTCTCAAATGCTTCAAACTATATCACAGGTGAAGTGCTTAAGGTAAATGGCGGATTGTATATGTAGAGAATCTTGCCATTTAATAAATTTTTGTTATAATGGTAGCT encodes:
- a CDS encoding TonB family protein, with the translated sequence MSKKALERKEQFSTIFAFCLAGAVYVVGLIGYFWNTHRVIPASEASITHLSLSHFTTTGQDSPKAAQALPPKQKPQKQHKRIDNKSIAKPEQIRTQEGDIIEESILTRQEQNAQSQQSIASQASSAGEMDAYMKHVYEVIAKHYALTQRLKGYKKGEVKLAFKIDMSGVVFDIQVISSSGYAEIDNAAVKTLQGISKDLKKPNKIYTMSITLHYGNKNK
- a CDS encoding ABC transporter ATP-binding protein, coding for MNEALKLSHINVSIGKKQILCDVSLAVNKGEICAILGANGSGKSTLLKAILGHLAYSGGMALNGECAHKLSIKERARIVSYVPQSHHINFPYNVLEVVLMGHFSHSALMYHSGDKQKAIESLEMLGIAHLSVQTYSRLSGGQKQLVLIARSLAQDTPIIVLDEPVSALDISHSFRLLEILSQLTDKSIIITSHHPEQCFIAHKIAMIKDGRLLHYGTPKETLCESHIKQLYGIDTQSVVLPNGGVYFCAKK
- the fabG gene encoding 3-oxoacyl-ACP reductase FabG: MTFQGNNVLITGASKGIGAQIAKTLASYGLKVWINYRSKPELADELKKEIESNGGKAAVIRFDASIEEEFITALKAIVESDGALGYLVNNAGITNDKLALRMSVEDFEEVINANLKSCFIGCREALKIMSKQRFGSVVNIASIIGERGNMGQTNYAASKGGMIAMSKSFAYEGAPRNIRFNCVTPGFIKSDMTDELKPEVVESYMKNIPLGRFGEANDVAEAVAFLLSNASNYITGEVLKVNGGLYM
- a CDS encoding pseudouridine synthase family protein; translation: MPFVTRCYKIEEPIAAFLFLMRHRRYSIKEAQRAIDKAYLTQNGHIIRKNEIICGDVELNEFIPQDMPLEPLFYNADFCVYDKPHNLLTHPKGRFYHYSLNDALKSRFGTHAKALHRLDKETSGLLLCTINPQSERALKVLMQKGAVIKSYYAIVKGKVEKEILIDEPLSTQRHKGGDLCIKSIVCENGKKSRTLLRPIAYHNPTNSSLVSALALTGRTHQIRVHCAFIGHRILGDPLYGANEAHSREYLQNNELPQYTQYFGAPYLCLNAHNLQFHFKGQDYTFTSHFCFDFMPHFAAYFKP